TACGCGACACCCGCTCGCTGCGCTTCAGCGTCCTGCGCGAGACCGGCGCCGCCTTCGAGGAGAGCTTCGAGCCCGTCAAGGGCGGACTGCAGGCCGCGCCCCGCCTCGGGGACGGGATCGTGCGCCACGCGCTGACCTTCACCGTGAAGCCGGGCGCCGAGGAGATGGTCGCGAAGATCCTCGCCGACTACGACCCGCCGAAGGCACGGGTCGACGAGCACACCCGGCTGCGCCGCACCTCGCTCTTCATGCACGGCAACCGCGTCGTGCGTGCGGTCGAGGTCGAGGGCGACCTCCTCGCCGCCCTGCGCCACGTCTCCCGGCAGCCGGAGATCCGGGCCGTCGAGGAAGCGCTCAACCCGTACCTGGAGCAGGACCGCGACCTCGCGGACCCCGACTCGGCCCGGATGTTCTTCACCCGGGCGGCGCTGCCCACCGTCCACCACGTGACGACGGGCCGCCACCCCGACCGGGACCTCAAGCGGCACGCGCTGTTCTACCAGGCCAAGGAGGGCTGCGGCATGGCCCTGGCCCGCCTGCTCGCGGAGCACGACGAGGAGGAGGCCGACGACGCCGGCAGCCCCATCGACAGCAGCACGATCTTCCAGCGCGACGACGTCGTCGTCCGGCTCCTGGAGGTGGACGGCCCCCTGGACGCCCAGCCCGACCGGTCGCTCGGCATCCACGGCTCCGGCAAGGCGGCCAGGCTCGCCCGCCTCCTCGACGGCGAGGCGAACCCCGTGCCCACCGGCGACCAGGACGCCATGCGCTTCCTCGGCCGCGCCGAGATGAACCTGATCACCGACCGGCGGGCCGCGGAGTCCTGAACCGCGCAACAGCAGAGCGGGGGGTTCTCGCTCGACCCGTCGGCACAACGCGCAACGCGCCAGGAGGAAGACACCCATGACCATGAACCGGCCACGCATCGTGGACCTCAGCGAGACCCAGCCCAACACCAGGCGCGGAGGAGACCTGCGCGCCCTGCTCACCCCGACGGCCGTGGGCGCCACCAGCGGCTTCATGGGGCTGGCCATCATCCAGCCCGGCGACCGCATCGCGGAGCACTACCACCCGTACTCGGAGGAGTTCGTGTACGTGGTGAACGGGCTCCTGGAGGTCGACCTGGACGACGAGCCGTACGCGATGCGGCCCGACCAGGGGTTGCTGATCCCGCTGAACGTCCGCCACCGCTTCCGCAACGTCGGTGACACCGAGGTCCGCATGGTCTTCCACCTCGGCCCCCTCGCGCCCCGCCCGGAGCTCGGACACGTCGACACCGAGCAGACCGAAGCCCCCGAGCAGGGCGCGCCGCCAGAACGAACCGAGGCCGCTTCATGACCCGGCGGGTGGCGGTCACCGGCGTCGGGGTCGTCGCTCCGGGCGGGATCGGCGCACCGGCCTTCTGGGACCTCCTGGCCAACGGCCGCACCGCGACACGCGGCATCACGCTCTTCGACCCGGCCGGATTCCGGTCCCGGATCGCCGCCGAGTGCGACTTCGACCCGGCGGCCCACGGGCTGGACGCGGACGAGGTGGCCCGCTCCGACCGGTACGTCCAGTTCGCGATGGTCGCCGCCCGCGAGGCACTCGCCGACGCGGGCCTGGACCAGGAGCGCACCGACCCCTGGCGGATGGGCGTCTCGCTCGGCACGGCGGTCGGCGGAACCACCCGGCTGGAGCACGACTACGTCGCCGTCAGCAAC
This window of the Streptomyces sp. 840.1 genome carries:
- a CDS encoding cupin domain-containing protein gives rise to the protein MTMNRPRIVDLSETQPNTRRGGDLRALLTPTAVGATSGFMGLAIIQPGDRIAEHYHPYSEEFVYVVNGLLEVDLDDEPYAMRPDQGLLIPLNVRHRFRNVGDTEVRMVFHLGPLAPRPELGHVDTEQTEAPEQGAPPERTEAAS
- a CDS encoding SchA/CurD-like domain-containing protein — its product is MTTTLSERTSQSAFDGSRLRVILLLDLHDGAQKQFLEAYEHMRNQVASIPGHLSDQLCQSIENPSQWLITSEWESAPPFLAWVNSEDHVATVQPLHSCVRDTRSLRFSVLRETGAAFEESFEPVKGGLQAAPRLGDGIVRHALTFTVKPGAEEMVAKILADYDPPKARVDEHTRLRRTSLFMHGNRVVRAVEVEGDLLAALRHVSRQPEIRAVEEALNPYLEQDRDLADPDSARMFFTRAALPTVHHVTTGRHPDRDLKRHALFYQAKEGCGMALARLLAEHDEEEADDAGSPIDSSTIFQRDDVVVRLLEVDGPLDAQPDRSLGIHGSGKAARLARLLDGEANPVPTGDQDAMRFLGRAEMNLITDRRAAES